ATGTCAGATACAAATCAGACAACTTTAAGTCAGTCTGCCTTAttgaagctaaaaataaagatgttcaAACTCCTCATGacccaatgttttatttcttcaaccTTCTAtcaaaaaatcttgttttagaaatgaaaggACAGTTTCAGGCTTAAAGGTTTTACctgttgctaaaataaaacacaatttaatccTCAGGGAGtcttaaaatgagaaaacattctCAATTTTAGGAAGGAATACAATTGTAAAATTTTTGACAATTGTGATGAAGATATTGGTTATAGCTGTACGTTGCTAACTGTAGAGACTTTGTATTTTGCTTTGAGCAGAGCAGATTAATGAATTCATTTTCGAACACTCAGGTTCAAATCTTAGAGGATTCCTGTAAGAGATGAACCAGAAAACTGAGGTTGTTTCTGTAACTTCATCACTTATTAAATTGAGTGTtgtgtaatttttctttatcattttttatcAGGAATTTGGCTAGATAAGCAATTTGAATGTTACAGTTTCTTGGAATATCCAATTAATATTACCTGATGCTCATATCGACCAGCAACTGCTGTGATAGTTATTGTGCTCTGCATTTCatgaattaaaagttttttatgtgAATCATTCACAAAAATTTTACTATTTCAATTGTTCCTCTAAGCTTCACAAACTGAAATGTGTTCAGCAGCAAACACTCACTTTCAGCATCTTGACCTACCCACATTTACAAGGTCAAACTCACCCTGAGTTTTGTCTGCTTCTTTACTCCAGACTTCAGCTCATGTAGTATTACTTCCACATTAGGACAAATTgatcaaacatttaattatcAGTAATGTGTTTCTTCATGCCACAGTGATGACAGCAACACAAAGGGGGATGACAGTTGATCAACCTGATAAGGCCCAGCTGTGACAACAGCACacttttaaataagtaaatagaCTAAAACCCACTCTtgacaattttaacaagtaaaaatgtCAGAGGTGCTAAATTGGATTGTATTTAAAAGCTTCACttgtttatggatttttttaaaatgtattgtatCTTTTTTAAGATGTAATCTTTCATGTAAAGAATAATTCTGTCAACTGAAAGTCAAAGGTCAAAATAAATAGGCATTTCTCCCTGCCCTGATGCCATGGATGTAGAACTTTAGATAAAGCTAAActacaaaaatgtgtaaaaaaaaatatatataccgtatataagttttcattaaataagctTCATTTAAATCAATCGCTAATTGTCTTGATATAAAGTCTTCTGAGTTGTTTCAGTAAGAGAATCTGCACAAAGGTGAGGTGTCGagtcttattttgaaaaccaacaAGCTTCCTTAACTGACAGGATCATTTGACAAGCAAAGTGAAATGGAGgattatttttggaagaaaatgttatatttcttCAAACCCTCAACTTTTGTTCCCGTTTAAATTTTcagaagtggaaataaaaaaaaacaaaaaacaatattatgcCCTAAGGCTGAATTAACACATCAAATTAATCATGATCAATTTATTAATTACCGTAacttccggactatagagcgcacttgattataagccgcaccccctacatttttaaaggaaacacattttgtacatacataagccgcaccggtgtataagccgcatgtgcctacattgaaacatgagatatttacaaagaaagacagtacacagaaagtgtttttaaagttttaataatatgctcTAGcctttctttctgaacagcagcaatatagcaaaacaacactaacagggctggtttaaataacatacgtTAAAAGTCACGGAAAaccatcatcctcttcctcctgtgcactgaaaccatggaagtcttcttcctcagtgtctgtttccttctttatcggccagctcgattgcttttaacttgaaagctgcatcatatgcatttcttcttgcattctccatgatgagggtctgttcaagctaattttattcatgcataaagcacgatgttacattagtcttcctctacagatatattccagctgtctcacactcaccttttctgctccagcgcccctactggccgttagaaaaaattcataaataagccgcatcgttgtataagccgcagggtcgaaagcaTGAAACAAAAGTCGTGGcgtatagtccggaaattacggtaatttaatttattaaccaactaatttagtaatccaGTTAACTGGAGTACATACATTCAAAGAAAGGTaattttgctgaaagaacagtcaaaactgaaaaaagaaaatacattgcattttattttaggcaGAAGATatacatgttaaaatgtaattgagttgttcatttgcatattttaatgtatttagtattgtataaaagcacaaaatagttaaataaaaaatctgtaaaatgtacACTTTTTTGCTGACAAATAAATTGTTACAAAAAATTTTATAAGATCAATCACTTTAATTCTTAGTTGCAGACCTAATGTCTATGTTCTTCCCCATAGAAGCAGTTGTCAACAAGGGCTCTCATCGATACTGAATCTCAAACAAGTGGAACAATGACTcagaagaaaatgttgcttGACCCATTTCTAACCTCATTTGTGAGATATCTGTTTTAATTAGTACCTCAATTGTCATTTtaccacataaaataaaacactcaacTTTAGCTGAAAGAAACTAGTTTCAGTTACCAAACACTTCAAGCAGAAGCTGAAATGTCTTCCATCTCAGTTTTTTTTGAAGAGATTTCAAAAAACAGCAGCCCAGTAGAGAAAGCAGACCCAAACTTAAGGCACTACAGCAAGGTAGAAAAGGTCAACTAGTACTGTACCGTTAAATACCATCATGCGAAATTGGAGGGACTTATAGCATAAACTAAGATGTCagcaaaagtttgaaaaaaatgcaggaaATATCAAGTAACAGTGCAGAGACTTTTGGAATTCACTTTTTCAGCTGATTATGAAGACTCTGGGTCCTTCCTCTCTAATAGGAGGCAGCCCTTCTATCACTACATTGTCCATCAGTCCATATTTATCCTCCTTTTTattccttcctcctcttccatTGGCTGTGACTTCGTCTGTAAGTCCCTCCCTCTCCATTGGTTGAGAAAGCTGATTGGTCAGCTGCTTCAATGTAATCTGTATTAAATCAAATGTCAGATTCCTGTATGAGGTTGAATCGTCGTATCTTTATTagcaaaaaataagaagaaaagctTTCGTTGATCTGAGGAGGGATGTTAGGGGGAAAGGAATGCCCACCTGCAGCTCCCTGAACAGGTGCAGCAAGGCCACGCCCACCACAATGACCAGGAACGAGCCCAGCGTGGTGACCACATCCACGGCAGACATGCTGCTCCACTCCTGGAAGAGGATGATGGAGGTGGAAAGGACCACAGAGGTGAAGAGGACGTAGTAGATAGGATACACCAGTAGGGTGCTGAAGGTGTCCAGAGACTTGTTAAGGTAGTTCACCTGCACAGATACAAAGGTGACTTCAGACTCATCAATGGGTCTCCCAGCCACAtgacaaacacaattttttagGTTTGTGTGTGGGGTCTTGTGTTCTCTCCATGTATGATGGGGCCTTTCTGTCCCAAAGCTGTTTTAGAAATTGTTAAGGTTagtatgaaatgaaaatgtctgtCAGAGGAAGTTTCATACTGGCCACTCATAATTGACCACTTATAACAGTCTATAGTCTACTTAAGGTGCATCAAAACCAGTCCTGTTTAGTCCGCTTCAATCCAACTCTAGTTAGTTCCTCTAGAAAGTGAaattcccttacaaaaaaatcccatgaaaatcacatgtgactttcacatgtgatcacatgtggttcacacaaatttcacatgtgaatgatgtgaatcacatgtgaaagcacatgaatacgtgtgattttggaatgtttcgtggtaaaatcacatgtgaaacaTATGattttttggtgtgattttcacatgtgaaaatcacatgtgatcacatgtggaaatgtgtgattcacatgtgattttaccacgggacattccaaaatcacacgtattcatgtgctttcacatgtgattcacatcattcacatgtgaaatttgtgtgaaccacatgtgatcacatgtgattttcatgggatttttttgtaagagtttgtttggggaggtggtGAATGtacaatcaaactctgatgtggtcCAGAAAAGCAAACTCTGTGCTACCTAAAAACTTGGGTCTGGATTTGGTTGAAGCAAACCCAAGTTGATCTTGGATGCATATGTGAATGTCAAGCAAACCGGAGATCACTCCAAAAGCATGAAGCAGACAGCAGCAATGGCATTCTGGATGAATACAACTAAAGCAAGTGCAAGTGTCTattacatacatacatttttagcaaaagCCAAGCCCATTGTTGAAGGCTGTTTGTTTGGGATATTGTgacagacaaaagagaaatcctacaactgctgaAATCGGGCTTCACTATTTTTATCTACACTTTGTGAAAAAGGAATTGAAGGAagggtttggatcatttgacacaATGGATGGTCACCAGCTGAACCAAGTGTATCGGACTagcaggtgtgaaaacactcttAACCTATTCTGAGAAAAGATACTTTTGTGAGCCAGTAAATTACATGTACCAGGAGGACATTGTCCAAAGTTATTTTGATTGATCATTAagatcagaaccaaaataaaaacaaatgatcttAACATATTCATgattattcaatttaataacCAGATATATGGTTTAGGGCTGCACTGTGGGACAGTTGGTAGCAacaaggttctgggtttgattcctgtcccggggtctttctgcatggagtttgcatgttcttcctgtgcatggtgggttctctccgggcactccggcttcctcccacagtccaaaaacatgaatgtgggaggttaattggtctctctaaaatctccctaggtgtgagtgtgtgtgtgtgcatggttgtttgtcctgtttgtctctgtgttgccctgacaATCTGTCCAGAGtataccccgcctctcgcccgtaacgttagctggagataggcaccagcacctcccgaccccactaaggacaaaggtgtaagaaaatggatggatggatggatggatatatgtTAAATATATGGATAAATACTGCATTATGCATTACCAATGTATATGGTACCAAGATACCAAATCCTTTCCATCCTGTAACCAGTGCCAATTTTTATGAGCCCAGCTTACCTGTGTTACTGTTGAAACAATGAGAGTGAGGAGCAGGATCCACGTAAGAGGGTGGCTGAGCACAGAGGTGTCATAAACCACTgagcagagggaaaaaaaaacaagggttCACAGCAGTGGTTCTGTGTAATTcagctaaagaaaaactttagctgaactgaaaatgtttttaacctttAAGAATGTTGAGTAAAAAGAAGCATGTTGCCGTTTGCGGCATCTCACCGGTGTTGATGGCTATGGCGAGGCCCTTCACCGACGATACAGTGAAAGCTCCCAGCAACGAGCAGATGCCGATGTAGATCAGGATGTTGGAACGACCGGACCGCGGACAGAAATACAAaaccagaaccgcacacagaACCAACACCGCCACAACATAGACCAGGAAACCTGGCAAAGGCAAGCAGAGTGGCAAACACAGATAAACAAAATCTCAAagaatttcttgttttgtccaAATGAAGCTTGCATATAAACCAACTTTGAGTaagttacaaaataataataataataaaaaagaaacagggtgtcaaactaatttttttGGGTAACATCATAAACATAATCACAGAGTCAGTTGTGGTAGATTGATTTTGATGAATCGACCTATTGAACTTAAAATATTATAcctttattatattatatctCTGTTTTCAAAGAGTAATTCATAAAATGCaatcattttaaagattcatGCTAGTTGGCtgtatatgaataaaaacagatttgattgataaaattatatttaagaaTGCAATGTTATATTTCTGATATCATGTAGCATGTCATAGCATGTCTGGATGAATTGTTGAACTATCCTCTCACCTGGCTCCAGCAGCTTATTGGTCATATCCTGTATTGATGTGACTTCTCTTTCTTGTGGGGCATGAATGACCAACAGAATGCTCCCGAGTACACACAGCAGACAACCAAACTTCCCTACCACATTCAACTGCTCCCCCAGCAGGTGGGAGGAGAGAACCGCACTTAAAAACACAGACCAGAACGACATCACTAAAAACATATCAACATGTCCTCAGAAGACGGCAGCTGTGGGGAAATGTGCAGCTACCTGATGAGGACACTGAGCGCTCCTAGGGGAGTCACCAGTGTGGCTGGCGTGAACATGTAGGCAGCAAAATTACACACCTCTCCGGCTCCCACTACAGagacagcacacacacaaacacgcacacaggACAGATGATCACCAGTCAACGTTTACATTACAGAAACAACCAAAAttctatgtttttttccccttttgtaTTTTGTAGGTCATCCCCTCATTAGCTGTTGAGAATGTCAACTCGCtgttcaaaaatgtgtttgaaattcggtgaattaaattaaagatattGTTAAGAACAACTAGAATTTGAATTTTTGGCATATCATTTACTAGCAGTaatggataaaaatgaaaatgtaataaataggTGTACTAATTTAAGCGCCAACTATAGGCAACCCGCTACAGAAAATCTGTGCATATTTATCATGTTTTGGTTGCTTAACACTTATTGCACTTGAGTTTTAAAACCCTGAAGAACGCCAAGTATTGTAATTTCTGGATTACATCTACtgcctatttttctttttagacacACTTTAAACACTGCAGTGTGGCTAAATATACAGGTTTTACCAACAGATTTGCTGCGTGATGAAGAGAACAGCAGAAGATGAAGAGCAAATTTGTCTAAAGACGAAGAGACACTGAGAGCGACAACAAAATTTGTTATAAGAAAATCTTGGAAGATTGTTCAATTCCAACTCTCAAGACAACAAATTTTGTGGTGTTAGTGtaaaagagaaagatgaagatAAGGATCAATCCCTCTTCCTGGTAGGCAGCAATGAAAAGGAACTGTCTGGAAAAATATAAGcatttcattaaatgttaaaacacatatttgtgtaaatatcaCATAATTTTCTACTTCTTATGGAAAAGTGGGGCCTGAATacagtatgtaatttttttactttgttagtGGATGTGACATATATTCAGGTGGGCTCAATATTCCTGAAATTGTGGTagtgtaaattatttattttgattttggaaatgCAGAAATGagtctgaaataaatttattaacaGTAACAGTTTCCTGTCTAGGAAATCCTGTCTGGGGAAATGTTAAACAAATATTCTTGTTCCAGAACTACAAACTGATAACAATCCTGTTTTAACAGAGCTAATCAAATTTATTATCCAATCAGTTATTCAGCAGCACATGTCAGCAACTTTCTCTATTGCATCTATTAGaacctttttgcattttggtttagttttatcTCATGCATGATTCCATTTCTAAAGTTCTACTGATAGCCAGTTTCCAAACTAAACTATTA
This window of the Gambusia affinis linkage group LG15, SWU_Gaff_1.0, whole genome shotgun sequence genome carries:
- the nipal4 gene encoding magnesium transporter NIPA4 isoform X1 — protein: MREFHLNDTCTNGSVLTLWCGSQTAVCLVTTDQTLILTHLNNSQQTGMRTYSSYNMWLGLTLALLSSFLIGGSVILKKKALIRLASNGHTRAGDGGYGYLKDWLWWGGLLTMGAGEVCNFAAYMFTPATLVTPLGALSVLISAVLSSHLLGEQLNVVGKFGCLLCVLGSILLVIHAPQEREVTSIQDMTNKLLEPGFLVYVVAVLVLCAVLVLYFCPRSGRSNILIYIGICSLLGAFTVSSVKGLAIAINTVVYDTSVLSHPLTWILLLTLIVSTVTQVNYLNKSLDTFSTLLVYPIYYVLFTSVVLSTSIILFQEWSSMSAVDVVTTLGSFLVIVVGVALLHLFRELQITLKQLTNQLSQPMEREGLTDEVTANGRGGRNKKEDKYGLMDNVVIEGLPPIREEGPRVFIIS
- the nipal4 gene encoding magnesium transporter NIPA4 isoform X3 → MVWIPDSCVFGHHRSNSDPHTPEQQSTNSVILKKKALIRLASNGHTRAGDGGYGYLKDWLWWGGLLTMGAGEVCNFAAYMFTPATLVTPLGALSVLISAVLSSHLLGEQLNVVGKFGCLLCVLGSILLVIHAPQEREVTSIQDMTNKLLEPGFLVYVVAVLVLCAVLVLYFCPRSGRSNILIYIGICSLLGAFTVSSVKGLAIAINTVVYDTSVLSHPLTWILLLTLIVSTVTQVNYLNKSLDTFSTLLVYPIYYVLFTSVVLSTSIILFQEWSSMSAVDVVTTLGSFLVIVVGVALLHLFRELQITLKQLTNQLSQPMEREGLTDEVTANGRGGRNKKEDKYGLMDNVVIEGLPPIREEGPRVFIIS
- the nipal4 gene encoding magnesium transporter NIPA4 isoform X2 — protein: MKGSVLTLWCGSQTAVCLVTTDQTLILTHLNNSQQTGMRTYSSYNMWLGLTLALLSSFLIGGSVILKKKALIRLASNGHTRAGDGGYGYLKDWLWWGGLLTMGAGEVCNFAAYMFTPATLVTPLGALSVLISAVLSSHLLGEQLNVVGKFGCLLCVLGSILLVIHAPQEREVTSIQDMTNKLLEPGFLVYVVAVLVLCAVLVLYFCPRSGRSNILIYIGICSLLGAFTVSSVKGLAIAINTVVYDTSVLSHPLTWILLLTLIVSTVTQVNYLNKSLDTFSTLLVYPIYYVLFTSVVLSTSIILFQEWSSMSAVDVVTTLGSFLVIVVGVALLHLFRELQITLKQLTNQLSQPMEREGLTDEVTANGRGGRNKKEDKYGLMDNVVIEGLPPIREEGPRVFIIS